The Burkholderia ambifaria AMMD genome includes a region encoding these proteins:
- the xylA gene encoding xylose isomerase — translation MSYFEHIPAIRYEGPQSDNPLAYHHYDAEKRVLGKTMAEHLRIAVCYWHTFVWPGHDIFGQGAFQRPWQQPGDALERARLKADAAFEFFTKLGTPFYTFHDTDVAPEGDSLREYAANFARMVDYLGERQQASGVRLLWGTANLFSHPRFAAGAATNPNPDVFAWAATQVCHALDATHRLGGENYVLWGGREGYETLLNTDLKRERDQFARFLSMVVEHKHRIGFKGALLIEPKPQEPTKHQYDYDVATVHGFLVQYGLQNEIRVNIEANHATLAGHSFHHEIANAFALGVFGSVDANRGDPQNGWDTDQFPNSVEELTLAFYEILRHGGFTTGGMNFDAKVRRQSVDPEDLFYGHVGAIDVLALALERAAVLVENDRLDALRRQRYAQWDDAFGQKILSGGYTLQSLADDALARGVDPRHASGAQERLENIVNQAIYGLR, via the coding sequence ATGTCGTATTTCGAACACATTCCCGCGATTCGTTACGAAGGTCCGCAGTCGGACAACCCGCTGGCCTACCACCATTACGACGCCGAGAAGCGTGTGCTCGGCAAGACGATGGCCGAGCATCTGCGGATTGCCGTGTGCTACTGGCACACGTTCGTATGGCCGGGGCACGACATCTTCGGGCAGGGCGCATTCCAGCGGCCCTGGCAGCAACCCGGCGACGCACTCGAGCGGGCGCGGCTGAAGGCCGATGCGGCATTCGAATTCTTCACGAAGCTCGGTACGCCGTTCTATACGTTCCATGACACGGACGTCGCGCCGGAGGGCGACAGCCTGCGCGAGTACGCGGCCAATTTCGCGCGGATGGTCGACTATCTCGGCGAGCGCCAGCAGGCGAGCGGCGTGCGGCTGCTGTGGGGGACCGCGAACCTGTTCTCGCACCCGCGCTTCGCGGCGGGCGCGGCGACGAACCCGAACCCCGACGTGTTCGCGTGGGCCGCGACCCAGGTGTGCCATGCGCTCGACGCAACGCACCGGCTCGGCGGCGAGAACTACGTGCTGTGGGGCGGCCGCGAAGGGTACGAGACGCTGCTCAATACCGACCTGAAGCGCGAGCGCGACCAGTTCGCGCGCTTCCTGTCGATGGTCGTCGAGCACAAGCACCGGATCGGCTTCAAGGGCGCGCTGCTGATCGAGCCGAAGCCGCAGGAGCCGACCAAGCACCAGTACGACTACGACGTCGCGACCGTGCACGGCTTCCTCGTGCAGTACGGACTGCAGAACGAGATCCGCGTGAACATCGAGGCGAACCACGCGACGCTCGCCGGTCATTCGTTCCATCACGAGATCGCGAATGCGTTCGCGCTCGGCGTGTTCGGCAGCGTCGACGCGAACCGCGGCGATCCGCAGAACGGCTGGGACACCGACCAGTTTCCGAACAGCGTCGAGGAACTGACGCTCGCGTTCTACGAGATCCTGCGCCACGGCGGCTTTACCACCGGCGGGATGAACTTCGACGCGAAGGTGCGCCGCCAGAGCGTCGATCCGGAAGACCTGTTCTACGGCCATGTCGGCGCGATCGACGTGCTTGCGCTCGCGCTCGAACGCGCGGCGGTGCTGGTCGAGAACGACCGGCTCGACGCGCTGCGCCGGCAGCGCTACGCGCAGTGGGACGATGCGTTCGGCCAGAAGATCCTGTCGGGCGGCTATACGCTGCAGTCGCTCGCGGACGACGCGCTCGCGCGCGGCGTGGACCCGCGGCATGCGAGCGGCGCGCAGGAGCGGCTCGAGAACATCGTGAACCAGGCGATCTACGGGCTGCGCTGA
- the xylB gene encoding xylulokinase codes for MYIGLDLGTSGVKAVLLDRDGAVRASASRPLTVSRPRPRWSEQAPRDWWDAACGALAALVDEARAAGIDPHDIAALGLTGQMHGATLLDAQGDVLRPAILWNDGRADAECAELERLAPALRTVAGNIAMPGFTAPKLLWVRRHEPDVFARIAHVLLPKDYLRYRLTGAFATDPSDAAGTLWLDVAKRDYDDALLAACGLSRAQMPTVFEGNGVTGTLLPAVARALGLREIPVVAGGGDNAAGAVGVGIVRPGDALLSLGTSGVYFAVSDGFRANPESAVHSFCHALPDTWHLMSVMLNAAGCLDFSAQLAGYGGVAALLDDAETNARTSRPWFLPYLSGERTPHNDVNAKGVFYGLTPDTQRADLANATLEGVGFALLDGIDALHAAGLAPDSITVIGGGSRSAYWTQMLADLSGRALTLRAGGEVGPALGAARLARLALEPDASLGDVCPQPPIVAVREPDLARHAWYRDERRPTFRALYRALEPVFATGA; via the coding sequence ATGTATATCGGACTCGATCTCGGCACGTCGGGCGTGAAGGCGGTGCTGCTCGACCGCGACGGTGCGGTGCGCGCGAGCGCGAGCCGCCCGCTGACGGTGAGCCGGCCGCGGCCGCGCTGGTCGGAGCAAGCGCCGCGCGACTGGTGGGACGCGGCATGCGGCGCGCTCGCCGCGCTCGTCGATGAAGCACGCGCAGCCGGCATCGATCCGCACGACATCGCCGCGCTGGGGCTGACCGGGCAGATGCATGGCGCGACGCTGCTCGACGCGCAGGGCGACGTGCTGCGCCCCGCGATTCTCTGGAACGACGGTCGTGCGGATGCGGAGTGCGCGGAACTCGAGCGGCTTGCGCCCGCGCTGCGCACGGTGGCCGGCAACATCGCGATGCCCGGCTTCACCGCGCCGAAGCTGCTATGGGTGCGCCGTCACGAGCCCGACGTGTTCGCGCGCATCGCGCACGTGCTGTTGCCGAAGGACTATCTGCGCTACCGGCTGACCGGTGCGTTCGCAACCGATCCGTCGGATGCCGCCGGCACGCTGTGGCTCGACGTCGCGAAGCGCGACTACGACGACGCGCTCCTGGCCGCGTGCGGGTTGTCGCGCGCGCAGATGCCGACCGTGTTCGAGGGCAACGGCGTGACCGGCACGCTGCTGCCGGCCGTCGCGCGCGCGCTCGGGCTGCGCGAGATCCCGGTGGTGGCCGGCGGCGGCGACAACGCGGCCGGCGCGGTGGGCGTCGGCATCGTGCGGCCCGGCGATGCGCTGCTGTCGCTCGGCACGTCGGGCGTCTATTTCGCGGTGTCGGACGGGTTTCGCGCGAATCCGGAATCGGCGGTGCACAGCTTCTGTCACGCGCTGCCCGATACGTGGCACCTGATGTCGGTGATGCTCAACGCGGCCGGCTGCCTCGACTTCAGCGCGCAGCTGGCCGGTTACGGCGGCGTCGCGGCGCTGCTCGACGATGCCGAGACGAACGCGCGCACAAGCCGCCCGTGGTTCCTGCCTTATCTGAGCGGCGAGCGCACGCCACACAACGACGTGAATGCGAAGGGCGTGTTTTACGGGCTCACGCCCGACACGCAGCGTGCGGATCTCGCGAACGCGACGCTCGAAGGCGTCGGCTTCGCGCTGCTCGACGGCATCGACGCGCTGCATGCGGCCGGGCTCGCGCCCGACAGCATCACGGTGATCGGCGGCGGCTCGCGCAGCGCGTACTGGACGCAGATGCTCGCCGATCTGAGCGGCCGCGCGCTGACGCTGCGCGCGGGCGGCGAAGTGGGGCCGGCGCTGGGCGCCGCGCGCCTTGCGCGTCTCGCGCTCGAACCGGATGCGTCGCTCGGCGACGTGTGCCCGCAGCCACCGATCGTCGCGGTGCGCGAGCCCGACCTCGCGCGGCATGCGTGGTATCGCGACGAGCGGCGTCCGACGTTTCGCGCGCTTTACCGCGCGCTCGAACCGGTGTTTGCAACGGGCGCATGA
- the xylF gene encoding D-xylose ABC transporter substrate-binding protein, giving the protein MKSVTRRTVLSSLAGAAALAILALGAPLAHASKDKPEIGFCIDDLRVERWSRDRDYFVAAATKLGAKVSVQSADASEARQISQIENLISRGVDVIVIVPFNSKTLGNVVAEARKAGIKVVSYDRLILDADVDAYISFDNEKVGELQAQGVFDAKPKGNYFLLGGAPTDNNAKMLREGQLKVLKPAIDRGDIKLVGQQWVPEWSASTALRIVEDALTANNNKIDAIVASNDGTAGGAIQALAAQHLAGKVPVSGQDADLAAVKRVIAGTQTMTVYKPLKLIASEAAKLAVDLAKGAKPAFNAQYDNGKKKVDTVLLQPTLLTKRNVDVVVKDGFYTQAQLASQ; this is encoded by the coding sequence ATGAAATCCGTGACGCGTCGTACCGTATTGAGTTCCCTTGCCGGCGCCGCCGCGCTGGCAATCCTCGCGCTGGGCGCACCGCTCGCGCACGCGAGCAAGGACAAGCCCGAGATCGGCTTCTGCATCGACGACCTGCGCGTCGAGCGCTGGTCGCGCGATCGCGATTATTTTGTCGCGGCCGCGACAAAGCTCGGCGCGAAGGTGTCGGTGCAGTCGGCCGACGCCAGCGAGGCGCGGCAGATTTCCCAGATCGAGAACCTGATCTCGCGCGGCGTCGACGTGATCGTGATCGTGCCGTTCAATTCGAAGACGCTCGGCAACGTCGTCGCCGAAGCGCGGAAGGCCGGCATCAAGGTCGTGTCGTATGACCGTCTGATCCTCGACGCGGATGTCGACGCGTACATCTCGTTCGACAACGAGAAGGTCGGCGAACTGCAGGCGCAGGGCGTGTTCGACGCGAAGCCGAAGGGCAACTACTTCCTGCTCGGCGGCGCGCCGACCGACAACAACGCGAAGATGCTGCGCGAAGGACAACTGAAGGTGCTGAAGCCGGCGATCGACCGCGGCGACATCAAGCTCGTCGGCCAGCAATGGGTGCCCGAGTGGAGCGCGTCGACCGCGCTGCGGATCGTCGAGGACGCGCTGACCGCGAACAACAACAAGATCGACGCGATCGTCGCGTCGAACGACGGCACCGCGGGCGGCGCGATCCAGGCGCTCGCCGCGCAGCATCTGGCCGGCAAGGTGCCGGTGTCCGGGCAGGATGCGGATCTCGCGGCCGTCAAGCGCGTGATCGCCGGCACGCAGACGATGACGGTCTACAAGCCGCTGAAGCTGATCGCGAGCGAAGCCGCGAAGCTCGCGGTCGATCTGGCGAAGGGCGCGAAGCCCGCGTTCAACGCGCAATACGACAACGGGAAGAAGAAGGTCGACACGGTGCTGCTGCAGCCGACGCTGCTGACGAAGCGCAACGTCGACGTCGTCGTGAAGGACGGCTTCTACACCCAGGCCCAGCTGGCGAGCCAGTAA
- the xylG gene encoding D-xylose ABC transporter ATP-binding protein, with translation MTEPLLTMRGIVKAFDGVKALDGIDLTVRPGECVGLCGENGAGKSTLMKVLSGVYPHGTWDGEIRWEGAPLVASGVRDTERAGIVIIHQELMLVPELSVAENIFLGNEITLPGGRMHYAEMVRRSEALLRDLRIDAINVAQPVMNYGGGHQQLIEIAKALNKRAKLLILDEPSSSLSAAETRILLDIVRDLKRRGVACVYISHKLDEVDAVCDTVTVIRDGRHVATEPMSTLTTDRIIAMMVGREIRNLYPREPHEIGDVVLEARNVTCHDVANPRRKRVDDVSFAVRRGEILGVAGLVGAGRTELMQAIFGAYPGASTASIRMNGRPLAIRAPADAIRAGIAMVPEDRKRHGIVPQLGVGHNITLSVLRRFATRGRIDAAAELDAIRTEMQRLSVRAAHPFLPIASLSGGNQQKAVLARMLLADPQVLILDEPTRGVDVGAKAEIYRLIFALAKRGVALIVVSSELPEVLGLADRVLVIGEGELRGDFVNDGLTQEQILGAALTPARRPAEPIAASNP, from the coding sequence ATGACCGAACCCTTGCTGACGATGCGCGGCATCGTCAAGGCATTCGACGGCGTGAAGGCGCTCGACGGAATCGACCTGACCGTGCGTCCGGGCGAGTGCGTCGGCCTGTGCGGCGAGAACGGCGCCGGCAAGTCGACGCTGATGAAGGTGCTGTCGGGCGTCTACCCGCACGGCACGTGGGACGGCGAGATCCGCTGGGAAGGCGCGCCGCTCGTCGCGTCCGGCGTGCGCGACACCGAGCGCGCGGGCATCGTGATCATTCATCAGGAGCTGATGCTCGTGCCCGAGCTGTCGGTGGCCGAGAACATTTTTCTCGGCAACGAGATCACGCTGCCCGGCGGGCGCATGCACTATGCGGAGATGGTGCGGCGTTCGGAAGCGCTGCTGCGCGACCTGCGGATCGACGCGATCAACGTCGCGCAGCCGGTGATGAACTACGGCGGCGGCCACCAGCAGCTGATCGAGATCGCGAAGGCGCTGAACAAGCGCGCGAAGCTGCTGATCCTCGACGAGCCGTCGTCGTCGCTGAGCGCCGCCGAGACGCGCATCCTGCTCGACATCGTGCGCGACCTGAAGCGTCGCGGTGTCGCTTGCGTGTACATCTCGCACAAGCTCGACGAAGTCGACGCGGTATGCGACACCGTGACCGTGATCCGCGACGGCCGCCATGTCGCGACCGAGCCGATGAGTACGCTGACCACCGACCGGATCATCGCGATGATGGTCGGCCGCGAGATTCGCAACCTGTATCCGCGCGAGCCGCACGAGATCGGCGACGTCGTGCTGGAGGCACGCAACGTGACCTGTCACGACGTGGCCAACCCGCGCCGCAAGCGCGTCGACGACGTATCGTTCGCCGTGCGGCGCGGCGAGATCCTCGGCGTCGCCGGGCTCGTCGGCGCGGGGCGCACCGAGCTGATGCAGGCGATCTTCGGCGCGTATCCGGGCGCGAGCACGGCGAGCATTCGGATGAACGGCCGGCCGCTCGCGATCCGCGCGCCGGCCGATGCGATCCGCGCGGGCATCGCGATGGTGCCGGAGGACCGCAAGCGCCACGGGATCGTGCCGCAGCTCGGCGTGGGCCACAACATCACGCTGTCGGTGCTGCGCCGTTTCGCGACGCGCGGACGGATCGACGCGGCCGCCGAGCTCGATGCGATTCGCACGGAGATGCAGCGGCTGTCGGTGCGCGCCGCGCATCCGTTCCTGCCGATCGCGAGCCTGTCCGGCGGCAACCAGCAGAAGGCGGTGCTCGCCAGGATGCTGCTGGCCGACCCGCAGGTGCTGATCCTCGACGAACCGACCCGCGGCGTCGACGTCGGCGCGAAGGCGGAGATCTATCGGCTGATCTTTGCGCTCGCGAAACGCGGCGTCGCGCTGATCGTCGTGTCGTCGGAGTTGCCGGAAGTGCTCGGGCTGGCCGATCGCGTGCTCGTGATCGGCGAGGGCGAGCTGCGCGGCGATTTCGTGAACGACGGCCTCACGCAGGAACAGATCCTCGGCGCCGCGCTGACGCCCGCGCGGCGTCCGGCCGAACCCATTGCAGCGAGTAACCCATGA
- a CDS encoding sugar ABC transporter permease produces the protein MNTELSSSSAVPPDADARRGHRHPLRQVFVRYKVLALLFAVAAIWVFFSVLTDGAFVTPRNVSNLLRQMSITGMLACGMVFVIIAGEIDLSVGSLLGLLGGVAAILDVNRHWPVAATVPAVLALGVLVGLFNGWWSTYRRVPSFIVGLGGMLAFRGILLGVTGGSTIAPVSDGFVFIGQGYLPRMAGDGLALLLFALVALLVVRQRGTRRRYRLAVAPLWQDVAKVVGAGAVLFAFVAMLDRYGGIPVPVLLLLALLGAFSWIATQTVFGRRIYAVGSNLEATRLSGVDTDRVKLAIFALMGLMCAFAGIINTARLAAGSPSAGTMGELDAIAACFIGGTSMRGGSGTVYGALIGALVMASLDNGMSMLDVDAYWQMIVKGAVLVLAVWIDVVSRSNRR, from the coding sequence ATGAATACCGAACTGTCTTCCTCTTCCGCCGTGCCGCCGGACGCCGACGCGCGCCGCGGGCACCGCCATCCGTTGCGTCAGGTCTTCGTGCGCTACAAGGTGCTCGCGCTGCTGTTCGCGGTCGCGGCGATCTGGGTGTTCTTTTCGGTGCTGACCGACGGGGCATTCGTCACGCCGCGCAACGTGTCGAACCTGCTGCGGCAGATGTCGATCACCGGAATGCTCGCGTGCGGGATGGTGTTCGTGATCATCGCGGGCGAGATCGACCTGTCGGTCGGCTCGTTGCTCGGGCTGCTCGGCGGCGTCGCGGCGATCCTCGACGTCAATCGGCACTGGCCCGTCGCCGCGACGGTGCCGGCGGTGCTCGCGCTCGGCGTGCTGGTCGGGTTGTTCAACGGCTGGTGGTCGACCTACCGTCGCGTGCCGTCGTTCATCGTCGGGCTGGGCGGAATGCTCGCGTTCCGCGGCATCCTGCTCGGCGTGACGGGCGGCTCGACGATCGCGCCGGTGTCCGACGGCTTCGTGTTCATCGGTCAGGGCTACCTGCCGCGCATGGCGGGCGACGGCCTCGCGCTGCTGCTGTTCGCGCTCGTCGCGCTGCTGGTCGTCCGGCAGCGCGGCACGCGGCGCCGTTACCGGCTCGCGGTCGCGCCGCTGTGGCAGGACGTCGCGAAGGTCGTCGGCGCCGGGGCCGTGCTGTTCGCGTTCGTCGCGATGCTCGACCGCTACGGCGGCATTCCCGTGCCCGTGCTGCTGCTGCTCGCGCTGCTCGGCGCGTTCTCGTGGATCGCGACGCAGACCGTGTTCGGCCGACGCATCTATGCGGTGGGTTCGAACCTGGAGGCGACGCGGCTGTCGGGCGTCGATACGGATCGCGTGAAGCTGGCGATCTTCGCGCTGATGGGGCTGATGTGCGCGTTCGCGGGGATCATCAATACCGCGCGGCTCGCGGCCGGCTCGCCGTCGGCCGGCACGATGGGCGAACTCGACGCGATCGCCGCGTGCTTCATCGGCGGCACGTCGATGCGCGGCGGGTCGGGCACCGTCTATGGCGCGCTGATCGGTGCGCTCGTGATGGCGAGCCTCGACAACGGGATGTCGATGCTCGACGTCGACGCGTACTGGCAGATGATCGTCAAGGGCGCGGTGCTGGTACTGGCGGTGTGGATCGACGTGGTGTCGCGTTCGAACCGGCGGTGA
- a CDS encoding LysR family transcriptional regulator: MQVDLGDLNAFVAVARAKGFREAARVANASASGLSEAVRRLEAQLGVRLLHRTTRSVSPTEAGARLLARLTPALSEVEAALDVVNTFREKPVGTLKLNVPMSAARLVLPSIVPRFLDAYPEIRLEVVADESFVDILAAGCDAGIRYDERLEQDMIAVPIGPRSQRLATAAAPAYLDRRGRPAHPRDLLDHACLRGRFASGAMPAWEYERDGEVVRVEPSGPLVVQIGGAVDLIVDAACAGLGIVHLYEDWLRPYFASGALEPVLDGWWRPFSGPYLYYPGRRFVPAPLRAFVDFIKAEAG, translated from the coding sequence ATGCAAGTCGATCTCGGCGATCTGAACGCGTTCGTGGCGGTGGCGCGCGCGAAGGGCTTCCGCGAGGCTGCGCGCGTGGCCAACGCCAGTGCATCGGGGCTCAGCGAAGCGGTCCGCAGGCTGGAGGCGCAACTGGGTGTGCGGCTGCTGCACCGCACGACGCGCAGCGTGTCGCCGACCGAAGCCGGCGCGCGTCTGCTCGCACGGCTCACGCCGGCGCTGAGCGAGGTGGAGGCGGCGCTCGACGTGGTGAACACGTTCCGCGAGAAGCCGGTCGGCACGCTGAAGCTCAACGTTCCGATGAGCGCGGCGCGGCTCGTGCTGCCGTCGATCGTCCCGCGCTTTCTCGATGCGTATCCGGAGATACGGCTCGAGGTCGTGGCCGACGAAAGCTTCGTCGATATCCTCGCGGCCGGCTGCGACGCCGGCATTCGCTACGACGAGCGCCTCGAACAGGACATGATCGCCGTGCCGATCGGCCCGCGGTCGCAACGCCTCGCGACCGCCGCGGCGCCCGCCTATCTCGACCGGCGCGGCCGCCCCGCCCATCCGCGCGACTTGCTCGATCACGCATGCCTGCGCGGCCGCTTCGCGAGCGGCGCGATGCCGGCGTGGGAATACGAGCGCGACGGCGAAGTGGTGCGCGTGGAGCCGTCGGGCCCGCTCGTCGTGCAGATCGGCGGCGCCGTCGATCTCATCGTGGACGCGGCCTGTGCGGGGCTCGGCATCGTGCATCTGTACGAAGACTGGCTGCGCCCGTACTTCGCGAGCGGCGCGCTCGAGCCGGTGCTCGACGGCTGGTGGCGGCCATTCTCGGGCCCGTATCTTTACTACCCGGGGCGACGTTTCGTACCGGCTCCCCTGCGCGCCTTCGTCGATTTCATCAAGGCCGAGGCGGGATAG
- a CDS encoding aldo/keto reductase family oxidoreductase translates to MSPVVQSGTFSLAGRRVHRLGYGAMQLAGTGVFGPPKDRDAALAVLREAVEAGVDHIDTSDFYGPHVTNQLIRDALHPYRDDLLIVTKIGATRGDDGSWLPAFSAQALAAAVHDNLRNLGLDVLDVVNLRIMFDVHGPAEGSIEAPLSALAELQRQGLVRHIGLSNVTAAQIAEGRRICDIACVQNHYNLAHRDDDELIDALGRDGIAYVPYFPLGGFNPLQSSTLDAVAARLGATRMQTALAWLLRRAPNILLIPGTSSVAHLRENLAAGALVLPDDAVRELDGVGAAGG, encoded by the coding sequence ATGTCCCCCGTCGTTCAATCCGGCACGTTTTCCCTGGCGGGCCGCCGCGTTCATCGCCTCGGTTATGGCGCAATGCAATTGGCCGGGACGGGCGTGTTCGGGCCGCCGAAGGATCGCGACGCGGCGCTCGCCGTGCTGCGCGAAGCCGTCGAAGCGGGCGTCGATCACATCGACACCAGCGACTTTTATGGACCACATGTGACGAACCAGCTGATTCGCGACGCGTTGCATCCGTATCGCGACGATCTGCTGATCGTGACGAAGATCGGCGCGACGCGCGGCGACGATGGTTCGTGGCTGCCGGCGTTCTCTGCCCAGGCGCTTGCGGCCGCCGTGCACGACAACCTGCGCAACCTGGGTCTCGACGTGCTCGACGTCGTCAATCTGCGGATCATGTTCGACGTGCACGGGCCGGCCGAGGGCTCCATCGAGGCGCCGCTGTCCGCGCTGGCTGAGCTGCAGCGGCAGGGCCTCGTGCGACACATCGGGCTGAGCAACGTCACGGCCGCGCAGATCGCGGAAGGCCGGCGGATCTGCGACATCGCGTGCGTGCAGAATCACTACAACCTCGCGCATCGCGACGACGATGAACTGATCGATGCGCTGGGTCGCGACGGCATTGCCTACGTACCGTACTTTCCGCTTGGCGGCTTCAATCCGTTGCAGTCGTCGACGCTCGACGCGGTCGCCGCGCGGCTCGGCGCGACGCGGATGCAGACAGCGCTCGCGTGGCTGCTGCGCCGCGCGCCGAACATCCTGCTGATTCCGGGAACGTCGTCGGTCGCGCATCTGCGCGAGAATCTCGCGGCCGGTGCGCTGGTGTTGCCGGACGATGCGGTGCGCGAACTCGACGGGGTCGGGGCTGCTGGCGGTTGA
- a CDS encoding cupin domain-containing protein, with product MTIPAAAFAESFDLEAAFADVSEYWSPKVVAQVNDQYVKVAKVRGQLVWHDHAHEDELFFVVRGHLRIEYEGGRVVDLPAGSMHVVPRGTQHNPVADDECWIVLIEPVQTKHTGDVESPLTRTIDEQLGQAR from the coding sequence ATGACTATTCCCGCCGCTGCGTTCGCCGAATCGTTCGACCTCGAGGCTGCCTTCGCCGATGTATCCGAATACTGGTCGCCCAAGGTCGTCGCGCAGGTCAACGATCAGTATGTGAAAGTCGCGAAGGTTCGCGGTCAGCTCGTGTGGCACGACCATGCGCATGAAGACGAGCTGTTCTTCGTCGTGCGCGGGCACCTGAGGATCGAGTATGAAGGCGGCCGCGTCGTCGACTTGCCCGCCGGCTCGATGCACGTGGTGCCGCGCGGCACGCAGCATAACCCCGTCGCCGACGACGAATGCTGGATCGTGCTGATCGAGCCCGTGCAGACGAAGCACACCGGCGATGTCGAGTCACCGTTGACGCGCACGATCGACGAGCAACTGGGTCAGGCTCGCTGA
- a CDS encoding SDR family oxidoreductase, translating to MTILVTGATGRVGRQVVHQLVQRGADVRVLVRDPSKADFPAAVSVVQGDMLDIDSLRTAFSGVRTLFLLNGVAGDEFTHALIALNLAREAGIERVVYLSVFDADRFVNVPHFAVKSGAERMIDQMGFSATILRPAYFMDNELMIKDTIVDHGVYPIPIGSKGVAMVDVRDIAEVAAIELIRLNDAPGKLPVETINLVGPDTLTGPELASIWSELLGRPVAYGGDDPTAFESNFANFMPKWMAYEMRLMAERYVSDGMVPQAGDVERLTAILGRPLHAYRDFAAALVR from the coding sequence ATGACCATTCTCGTTACCGGCGCCACCGGCCGTGTCGGCCGCCAGGTCGTCCATCAACTCGTCCAGCGCGGCGCCGACGTGCGCGTGCTGGTGCGCGATCCGTCCAAAGCCGATTTTCCGGCGGCGGTGAGCGTCGTTCAGGGCGACATGCTCGATATCGACTCGCTGCGCACGGCCTTCTCCGGCGTGCGCACGCTGTTCCTGCTCAACGGCGTGGCGGGCGACGAATTCACGCATGCGCTGATCGCGCTGAATCTTGCACGCGAGGCGGGTATCGAGCGCGTCGTCTATCTGTCGGTCTTCGATGCCGACCGCTTCGTCAACGTGCCGCACTTCGCGGTGAAATCCGGCGCCGAGCGGATGATCGATCAGATGGGATTCAGCGCGACGATCCTGCGCCCTGCATATTTCATGGACAACGAACTAATGATCAAGGACACAATCGTCGATCACGGTGTCTACCCGATTCCGATCGGCAGCAAGGGCGTCGCGATGGTCGACGTGCGCGACATCGCGGAAGTCGCGGCGATCGAGCTGATCCGCCTCAACGACGCGCCCGGCAAGCTGCCGGTCGAGACCATCAACCTGGTCGGGCCCGACACGCTGACGGGCCCGGAGCTGGCGTCGATCTGGTCGGAGCTGCTTGGCCGCCCGGTAGCCTACGGCGGCGACGATCCCACGGCGTTCGAAAGCAATTTCGCGAATTTCATGCCGAAATGGATGGCCTACGAGATGCGCCTGATGGCCGAACGCTACGTCAGCGACGGGATGGTGCCTCAGGCCGGCGATGTCGAGCGGCTGACCGCGATCCTCGGCCGCCCGCTGCACGCGTACCGCGACTTCGCGGCAGCGCTGGTCCGCTGA
- a CDS encoding LysR family transcriptional regulator has translation MDLLALADFNLVARHGSFGEAARAAGRPKATLSRRVTELENSLALRLFERGSRGVTLTQEGRALYERTGALLAELADSASAIASRGERPHGRLRISAPMLFSHFAMGKLVATFALKYPDVRVEVTTEDRPVDMIDEGYDLVIRVNPDPDESLIGRVFLRDRLVVVATPALARPSGDAAAPAVVRGTDDRRAAWDVTGPAATSRIAIEPVARLSSLIMVRDTVRLGLGAACLPVSLVSGDLAAGTLVSWGDVPGPDIALWALYPSRRLLSARVSAFLDHLKSAFPSGTPQELAAYIDARQ, from the coding sequence ATGGACCTGCTCGCTCTCGCCGATTTCAATCTCGTCGCCCGTCATGGCAGCTTTGGGGAAGCCGCACGCGCGGCGGGGCGCCCGAAGGCGACGCTGTCGCGCCGCGTCACGGAACTGGAGAACAGTCTCGCGTTGCGCCTGTTCGAGCGCGGCTCGCGCGGCGTGACGCTCACGCAGGAAGGGCGCGCACTTTACGAGCGCACGGGCGCGTTGCTCGCCGAGCTGGCCGACAGCGCATCGGCGATCGCATCGCGCGGCGAGCGGCCGCACGGCCGGCTGCGCATCAGCGCGCCGATGCTCTTTTCGCACTTCGCGATGGGCAAGCTGGTGGCGACGTTTGCGTTGAAATATCCGGACGTGCGGGTGGAAGTCACGACGGAAGACCGGCCGGTCGACATGATCGACGAAGGCTACGACCTCGTGATTCGCGTGAACCCCGACCCGGACGAAAGCCTGATCGGGCGTGTGTTCCTGCGCGATCGGCTGGTGGTCGTGGCGACGCCGGCGCTGGCACGGCCGAGCGGCGACGCGGCAGCGCCGGCCGTGGTTCGCGGCACCGACGACAGGCGCGCCGCATGGGACGTCACGGGCCCGGCCGCGACGTCACGCATCGCGATCGAGCCGGTGGCCCGGCTGTCGTCGCTGATCATGGTGCGCGATACGGTCCGGCTCGGGCTGGGCGCCGCTTGCCTGCCGGTGTCGCTCGTGAGCGGCGATCTCGCCGCCGGCACGCTCGTCAGTTGGGGCGACGTGCCGGGGCCCGACATCGCACTGTGGGCGCTGTATCCTTCCAGGCGATTGTTGAGCGCGCGCGTGTCCGCGTTTCTCGATCACCTCAAGAGCGCGTTTCCGTCGGGCACCCCACAAGAACTGGCCGCCTATATCGACGCGCGCCAGTGA